ATCCGGCTGCCTTCCAGATTGCCTTCTCCTTGGAGTGCGTGCCCGATGCATCGCCGCGCGAGACGAAGGTCACGCTCGCGTTGCCGGCCATGCCGGTCTCGCGGATGGCGGTGAACGCTTGCTCAGGAGTCATGCCGTTGATGCCTGCCGGATCGGCTTCGGGCCCGACGAGGACGAAGTAGTTGTAGGCGAAGACGCGCCGGTTGATGCCGTAGCCGTCGGCGAGGAAAGCGTCTTCACGCGCACGGTCGTGCACCATCAGGACGTCCACGTCACCCCGCTGGCCGTACTCGATCGCCTTGCCGGTCCCGGCGGAGACGATCAGCACCTCGGCGTTGTACTTCTCCTCGAAGATCGGTGTGAGGTGGTCGAGGAGCTTGGTGTCGTAGAGACTCGTCGTCGTGGCGATACGGAGTTGCTGCTTCTCTACGGGCGTCGGGTCGGTTGTCGTCCCGGTGCAGCCGCAGATCAGCATGAGGGCGACCATGACGGCCGCAACGGCAAAAATGGTTCGTCTATGCATAGTTATCAGACAGATGTATCGCAATACATGCATTTAAATAAATGTGTTTTGGGTTAATGTAAATCGGGTGTGGTTAATAAATTTTACATTTTGGGGTGATAAATGGGATATTGTTGATATCTCCCTCAGCCCGTCATGATGTCGCGGTAGGCATCCCCGTCCGCCTCGACGTAGAGGATCGCCCTCCCGCCGATGAACGCGGGCTTCGGGAACTTTCTGAGTGCGATGGTGCCTTCCCCGACCACCGCGCCGTCCCGGGTCATCACCCGGTCGACGCCGGAGGCGAGGATTGCGGCGACCGTCTGGGTTCCGCGGAGGTCGCGGGTCGTCCCCTTCTGGACGAACCGGCCGTCGTTCCCCGACGCCGCAAGCCCGACCCCGGCAAGCGCGCCGATCACGCCGTCTTCTGTGCCGCCGAGCCCTTTGAGGAGGATTCCGGCCTCATGGGCAAGCGAGCGCGCCTGATCCTGCGTCACGACGCTCGTCTTCGCGGAGAAGCCGAAGCGGGTGAGATCGCCGTTGATGTTCCGGTCGGCGGCGACGCAGATCCCGGGGTCGCTCCCCTCGATGAAGTCGGCGAGCATCAGTTCCTTTGCCGCCGCGAAGACGTCGGCCGCGATCCCGTTCCCGGCATCCTGGATGTGGATGACCGCGGAGCTGTTATGGGAGGTATAGGGAACAGCCGGATGGACAAAGAGCTGGTGGCGGGTTACCCCGGTCACCGTGTACGACCGGGCGAGTTCTGCTGCAATTGTGCGGGCGAGCCGCCCGGTTCCCCGGGACTCGCGTGTGTCGGTGTCGTCAATGCCAAGGTAGAGGGTCATGGAATCGCTCTGTACAAATCCGCACCGCGAGAAAATGAAGACTTCTCCGGGGTTAATGGAAAGTAGTTGACCCCGGAGGCCGTCAGGCCCTGATGATGGTACCGACCCGCTCCCCGTTGACGGCTTTCGTGATGTTGCCCGGGACGTGGGCGTTCACGATCTTGATCTCTTTCACGTGGAAGGCGTCCCGGAGGAGTTCGACGGCTTTGGGTTCGAGCACCATATCCTCCATCTCCATCTCGATGAGTTCGTCGGCCGTGATCTCAGGGATGAACTCGGCGTCGGGGTTCACGAACGGGTTCTCGGTAAAGAGGCCGTCCACATTCTTCCCGAGGATGCAGTTCTTCGCGCCGACCACCTCAGCCATCAAAAACGCCCCGGTGTCCGTCCGGTGCGGCGGGATGCTCCCGATCTTCGGCGGATGCTCATACAGCCCGTAGGGCGGGGTGCCCTGCACGACCGGCAGCATCCCGAGGGATATGAGCGAGGGGAGGTTTAAGAGATCGTCGGTGTGGATCCGGGTGCCGTTGTACTTCGAGAAGAGGAGCGAGATCATGATCGCGTTCTGCTCGCTGATCTTGCCCGCCAGCTCCGCAAGCACGCCCGTCGGCATCCCGAGGTCGATGCCGACGTCGAGGATGTGCCGCACCCGGACGCCGCCGCCGGTGGCGACCAGAACCTTGTTGTTGCGGGAGAGTTCCCCGATCTCCTCGACCAGGGGATAGATGACGTCCCGCCCGTAGTCGATGACCCCGTGGCCGCCGATCTTGATCACGTTCAGGTCGGGCATGATCCTGACCTGCCGCCCGGTTCGGGTCTCGCGGAGCAGGCCGCGCCGAACCAGACTCTCGCCGCGGAACTTTGATTCCATCTCAAACCGTTCTGCCATGATAACAACCTTACCTCATATATGATAGAAAAAGTTAAGTGTCTTTGGTGTATATCTGCTGATATACCAACTGGTATGGGATGGGAATACGATGAAGATCTATGTAAGAGAACGTCAGAAAGTCGGCACCGGCGTGAAGCAACCCCGCTTCCGCGTCGTCGCCGTCGTCGAAGAGCAGAGCGAATCGAAGCACCTGAAGGTGGAAGGGACGCATTTCCGGAAGGTAGAACTCGAACAGATTGCAAAGGACATCGGGGCGGAGATCGTCTACCTCGAAGAGATGCCCGACGAAGAGCGGGGCGAGATGAAGGCGGCGGAAGCGGCGTAACCAGACCGACCTCCTTTTTTGCGCCGGACGCGAGTACTGTTACGATCGGATGTCCACACACGAACACGACGACATAATCGATGCGGCCGTCCGGATCCTCCTCGAGGAGGACCGGTGTATCACCGTCGGCTTTTCCCCGGACGGCATCTCGCTGCGGTTCCCGACGACGCGGAAACTTGCCGAGCATCTCGGGATCCCGCACTACTACGTCCTTCCCCGGTTCGGGGAGATGGAGCGGGACGGGCTGATTCGCCGGGCCGAGCGGGTCGGCATCTCCACCACGGCCGCGGGAACCGAGCGTCTCCTCGCGGTCATGGCGGAGCGGCACGGCGAGCGCGCGGAAGAGGTCCTGGGTGCCGGGGTTCTGCGGGCGCTCGAGATCCGCGCCGCTCAGGCCTCTTCCTCTTCGCCCGAAGGATAGACATGGGCGGCTGAAGGCCGGAAGGCGAGGTGGACTGCGTCGCCGGGTGCGACGCCCGCCTCCTCGAATCCCTGGCGGGTCAGCGTCACCTTGAACCGAACTCCGGCGTCGACCGAGACCCGGACCAGCCCTCCGTTCGGCCGCACAGAATCCACGCGGCCGAAGACGACGTTTCTTCCGTTCTTTGACAGAGGTGTCTTTGAGAGCTGGATCTCCTCCGGCCGGATAGCAACGGAGACGGGGCCGGGTATACCGTTCTCCGCAGATATCCGGAGATCCCCCACCGCGACCGTTCCATCGGCCGAGCCTGTTCCGCGGAGAAGGTTCTCCACCCCGACAAATCCCGCGACGAAGTCGGAGTTCGGCCGCCGGAAGATCTCCTCCGGCGTCCCCACCTGGATCACGTCGCCGCCGCGCATGATCGCCACCCGGTCGGCGAGGTCGAAGACCTCCTCGAAGTTGTGGGTGATATGGACGATCGTCGTCCCGGTGGCCTCGTGGATCCGGGCGAGTTCCGCCCGCAGGCTCTCGCGCGTCTTCACGTCGAGCGCGGAGAGCGGCTCGTCGAGCAGCAGGGCTTCCGGCTCCATCACCAGCGCCCGGGCAATCGCCGCACGCTGCTGCTCGCCGCCCGAGAGCGTGCCCGGGTAGCGGTGGAGCAGGTGGCTGATGTTTAAGAGATCCGCGCTCTCCTGGATCTTCCCGCGGATGAACGCGGGATCGGCGCGGTGGGATCTCAGCCCGAAACCGATATTCGCTTCGACGGTCAGGTGCGGGAAGAGCATGTAGTCCTGGTAGACCATGCCGATATTCCTCTCCCGTGCGGGCACGTCTGTTATGTCCCGGCCGTTCAAGAAGATCCTGCCCGCATCGGGGGTGTAGATCCCGGCGATCGTCTCAAGAAGGATCGTCTTTCCTGCCCCCGTGGGGCCGAGGACGATGAAGTACTCCCCGTCTTCGACCGAGAGCGAGACGTTCGAGAGCGAAAACTCCCCGAGGCTCTTTGATACGGAATCAATGGTAAGCATGGACAAACCTCCTAGTAGACGTGTGTGGCTCCGCCGTAGCGCTCGAAGGCGTAGAGCGAGACGACCGAGATCATGATGAGGATCGTCGCCGCAGCGATAGCATACTCGAGTTTTCCGGTGGACATGTTCAGGAAGAGCGAGAGTGGGAGCGTCTCGGTCTTCATCCGGGTTGCGCCGGCAAGCATCAGCCCGGCACCGAACTCACCGATCCCCTTCGACCAGGTGATCACCGATCCGGCAAGGAGTCCGTTTGCGGACATCGGGAGCGTGACCCGCCAGAAGGCCTGCGCGTCGGTGCACCCGAGCGTCTTTGCCACGTGCTCGTAGCGGGGGTTGACGCCCTGGAATGTCGAACGGGTCACCCGGAGCATGTAAGGCAGGTTCACGAAGAACTGGGCCATGATGATCCCGAGCGGCGTAAAGACGAACGCAAGTCCTGCCGCGGCAAGCGACTTTCCTACCGGGGATACCCCGAAGAAGAGCAGGAGCCCCACGCCCGCTACGAGCGGCGGGAGCGCCATCGGGATATCCATCAGCATGTTCATCACCGTCTTGCCCGGGAACGTGTAGCGGGCGAGGGCATAGGCCACCGGCACGGCGACCAGGATGCAGAGGAGTGTCGAGATGACGGAGGTGATGATCGAGAGCCTGATGGCGAACTGGATCTCCTCGGAAAGGAGGCATTCAATCAGAACGGCCGGCGGGGAGTGGGTGACCACCCCGACGAGGACCATTATGATGAAGGCGGCGATGAGGAGAGCGACCGCAACGGTCGCCATCCGAAAATAGGAGGGGTTCCTCAGGTTCATGAAGACTCCTCATGCTCCCGGAGATCCTTTGGGGAGAAACTCTTGAGTTTCACCTCCTCGATGTGTTTTGCGTCGACCCAGCCGCTCCTGACGTCGTCGCGGTGATCGAACTGGCGAACGTAGGGCTTGATGTCGAGGAGCGGGGTGCCGTCCAACACGTCGATCCCTTGGACACGGACGGTGTTGCCCTCGACGGAGACGACCTCGACGAGGGAGATCCCGATCGGGTTCGGGCGGCTGAAATGGCGTATGGCAAAGATCCCGCGCTCTTTGCTGCCGTCGACGAACGGGCGCTGGCGCAGGCTAAAGCCGTTCGCCCGGTGGAAGTGGTAGAGGAGGATGATGTGGGAGAATCCCTCGACCCCTTCGAGTCCTTCGGCATACTCGGGAAAGACCTCGATCGTCCCCTCCGCTTTGGAGAAGATGCTCTGGATGGGCGTTGTATCCTGGTCGGTGAACGGTGAGCGAATGGTTCCGATGATCTGGTAGGTGACTTCCATGCGACTTCTCCCCCTTCCTGGTTTATCAGGGTTTGACATCCGCGTAGGTGTCGCTCGGGTAGGTGACGAAACCGTGCCGGGTGAAGATCTCCTTCCCTTCGTCGGAGATGACGAACGCGGTGAACTGCTCCGCCTCATCGGGGTGCTCGGAGGCTGTCAGTACGCCGATGGGAACGACCTTCACCAGGTTATTCGTGTTCGGGATGTAGATGATGTCCATCTTCTCCGGTACGTAGAGATCCTCCCAGATGATACCGACATCGGCCTGCCCCATGGAGAGGTAGACCAGCAGTTCGTTCACCGTGCCGCTGCGGGTCACGAGGTTCTTCTCCACGTCGGCAAGGAGGTCGTTCTTTTCGAGGAGTTTGTCGGTCAGCTGGCCGATGGCGGTGCCGGGATTCTCGCCGAGCGCCACCCGGACGCCGGGCTTTGCCATGTCCTCAAGGCAGGTGATGCCGGCAGGGTTGCCCTTCGGGACGGCGATGATTGGGACGTGGTAAACGGTCAGGTGCTCCTCCTCGACCAGCCCCTTCTCGCGGGCCGCGTCGAAGTAGGCGGTCGCGCCCGGCATGTAGACGTCGCCCATCTCCGTCAGTTCCATCTGGGTGAGCAGGGTGTTCGATCCGCCGAAGACGAAGTTGATCGGGACGCCGGTCTCGTTCGTGAAGGTCGCCGCGATCTCGTCCATCGGTTCGCGCATGCCCGCGCCGCAGTAGACGAGCAACTCGGGCTTTGTCGTGTCGGACGTTCCCGCCGTATCGGCGGTGGTTCCGGTACATCCGCATGCAAAGGCAGCAGTTGCCGCGACAAGCAGTGTAACAATGAGAAGCAGGTGTGCTTTCATAGAGATTATTACTCAAGAGGGCAAAATAAATGTTTATACATGAGGTCAAATCAACTCGTGTAATTTAACAGGTTTGCTTTTGGTGAAATGATAATATAGCCTCATAACCACGAACCGGTACGAACCGGATCGTCATCCGAAACCGAGAAATGGGGAAGAGACATACCGGGAGTTGCACAATGGCGGAGAGCACCGGGACAGAAGAGAGGGGCATCCGGATCACCCTTGAGGAGATCGCCGGAGCCGTCGGCGACTTCGGCACCATCTTTCCCATCCTGCTCGGCGTCGCCATCGTCTGCCCGGACGTGAACGTCAGCCACTTCTTCCTCTTCCTCGCCGCCTGGTACATCATCGCCGGGTTCTACTATCGCCTTCCCATGCCGATCGAACCGATGAAGGCGATCGGCGCCATCGCCATCGCCGAAGGGCTCTGTGCCGGCGAGATCGTGGCGTCAGGCCTTGTTGTCGGGGCGCTCTTCCTCGTCCTCGGCCTCGTCGGCGGCATGACCTGGATCGGGGAGCGGATCCCAAGAAGCGTCGTCCGGGGGGTGCAGGCAGGTCTCGCGCTCATCCTCCTCAGGACGTCGCTCGGCTACATCATTCCCGACGCTCTCTTTGCGGCCGTATCCATCGGGATCATCCTCATCTTCTTCGTCGCATCGCAACGCACCCGGATCCCGGACGTCTCCGCCCTGCTGGTGCTCGGCATCGGGCTCGCCGCCGGTATCGCAACGCAGGGAATGCCGCCGTTCCGCCTGATGTCCCTCCCCGCCCTCGTCATCCCGATGCCGGTAGACTTCATCACCGGAACCTGGGACCTCGCCCTCCCGCAGATACCGCTCACGCTCACGAACGCCATCCTCGCGACATCGCTCCTCACCTACGACCTCTTCCCGAAGAAGGGCGTGAACCCTGATAGGCTCTCGCGGACGATCGGGGCCATGAACCTGGTCTCGACGCCGCTCGGGGGGTTCCCCATGTGCCACGGCGCCGGGGGGCTCGCCGCGATGTACCGGTTCGGCGCACGGACCGGCGGGGCAAACATCATCGCCGGTATCTTCATCCTCGTCTTCGCCGTCGCTTTCGCCCCGCCGGAGGTGCTGACCCTCATCCCCTTCGGCGTCTTCGGGGCGCTCCTGGTCTTCGTGGCGCTCGAGCTCGGGAAGCACAGCGTGAAGACGGAGTCCTACCTGGTCACGGGGGTCATCGCCGTCCTCACCCTCGCGGTCGGCCTCACGGTCGCGTTCATCGCCGGGATGATCCTCGCCTATGCGCTCAAGCGGTGGGAGAAGGGGAGAGCGTCCCGGTCCTGACCCGACCAGGTTTATCACATCCGGCGTAAGAGCGGGGGGAGATGGACACCGTCACTGCACTCGGTCTTCTCGCCGGTTCGCTCACGACGCTCTCGTTCGCGCCGCAGGCCGTCCGGGCGTGGCTGCCACGCGCTCGACCACCGACCTCTCGCTCTCGATGCTCATCGTCCTTCTCGCGGGCGTTCTGCTCTGGCTCGCCTATGGGGTGGTGAGAGGGGATGTCGCCATCGTGGCGGCGAACGCCGCGACAGCCGGCCTTGTCGGCCTCACCCTCTCGCTCAAGAAAAAGAACGGATGACGTGGATCGCCGTCGCCTTCACGGAGAGGGCGACGGAGATTCCCGAAACGATGCCGAATTCCTGCACCGAGCGCCGGGTCAGAACCGCGGTGAGCGTGACCCCCGCGTCAACCCGCACCTCGGCGACGGGGCCGTTCTCCGCGACCGAGACGACCGTCCCGGCCAGCGTGTTCCGGGCGCTGGTGCGCCGCCCGTCCCCGACGGCGAGGACGACGTCGTCGGCCCGGATGCAGAGGCTGACCTCCTCGCCCGCTGCCGCCTCCGTCACCGCCTCGAAGGCCAGCCCTCCGGCAATCACCGTCGCGAGCCCGTCCTCGTTTGCCGTCACCGTTCCGTCCAGGATGTTCTCGATCCCGACGAACGACGCGACCTCGCGGCTCTTCGGGGCGTTCAGCACGACATCGGCCTTCCCCTCGTCGACGAGAGCTCCGTCGATGATCACCGCCATCCGGGTGGCGAGGAGATGCGCTTCGCGGCGGGAGTGGCTCACCTGCACGACGGTGAGCCCGTCCTCCCGGTGGAGCCGCCGGAGATCGTCGATGAACTTCTCCTGCGTGACGGGGTCGAGGGCCGAGAGCGGTTCGTCGAGGAGGAGGATGTCGGGTTTCACCGCGACGGCCCGGGCGAGCGCCACCCGCTGCTGCTCGCCGCCGGAGAGGGTCCCCGGGTAGCGGTCGGCCAGATGAGCGATCCCGAACCGTTCGAGGAGGGGGGCGACCTCGGCCCGGGCCTCCTTCTTCCCCATCCCCTGCACCCGGAGCCCATAGGAGATGTTGTCGATGACCCGCATGTTCGGGAAGAGTGAGTAGTCCTGGTAGACGAGAGCGACATTCCGCTTCTCCGGGGGGAGTGCGGTGATCTCTTCGCCCCGGAGGAGGACGCGGCCGCTGTCCGGCCGGTGGAGTCCGGCGATCGCTTCGAGGAGCACCGTCTTCCCCGCACCCGACGGCCCGACGATGAAGTAGTAGTCGCCCTTACTGATCGTCAGGCTGACGTCGTTTAAGCGGAACGAGCCGAGTGCGAGCGAGACACGGTCAAACTCTATCATCGTACCTCCCTAAGTACCGGGTCATTCTTCGCAGGAGGTAGAAGACCCCGAAACTGACCAGGATGACCGTGAATGCGATACTCCTGCTCGTGTGGATGCCGTCTGTCGTGAAGGAGTAGTAGATCAGCGTCGATATGATGAACGGGTAGTAGGCGATCATGATGACGCCGGCAAACTCCCCGATCGCCCTCCCCCAGGCGAGGATAGCCCCGCTGTACATGTGCCGGAGGCTTAAGGGGAGCGTGACCGTCCGGAACGCCGTAAAGGTTCCCGCCCCGAGCGTGCGGGCGACGTTCTCCAGGTGAACCGGCACCTTCTCGAACCCCTCCCGCATGCTGTTGACGTAGAACGGCGAGGCGACGAAGAGCATCGCGACGATCGTCCCCGGGAGCGCGTCCTCGAACGCAATCCCGATCTCCGAGAGCGGCGCGCCGAGCCAGCCCCGGCGCATGAAGAGGAGGTAGACGAGCAGGCCCGCCACGGTGTGCGGCAGGATGAGCGGGATATCGACGATGCTCTCGACGGCGCCCTTGAGCCGCGAGGGGCGGGATCGTGCGAGAACGTAGGCGAGCGGGGTTCCGAAGAGGATGAGGAGGAGGACGGCGCTCGCCCCCGCGCCGAACGTGAGGAGGATCGATCCGATCACCTCCGACGACGCCGCGACCTTCAAGAGGTGCGCCGGGTCGGCGAGTTCCGCCGAGGCGATGCTCGCGATGGCAAGCACCGTGATGCCGACGAGCAGCCCGCCCATGATGCAGAACCCGAGGGTGCACCAGTCGATATGCCGCCTCCAGCGCCCACTCCACCAGGAGGGAGGTGCTTCACCATCCCCCAGAAGGGGGTCGCCCGAGAGTGTTTCGGTCTTCATATCCGCACGTTCCTGAATAAGCGTTGTACGCGTCCGCTGATAACTGGTAGCATAAAGAAAAAGAGGGGTTCAGGCCTTCATCTCGACGAGCGATTGGAGAGCGTCGGGGATGCTGCCGTAGCCGCCCGCGGGCACGATCGGGGGCTGACCATCGGCAGTGAGGATCTCCTGGCCGGTGGCGCCGATCAGCATCTCGACAAACTCGATGCCGAGGTCAGGGTGCTCGGCGATCTTCGGGACGGTCACGCCGTAGACGATCGGCGAGCCCGCGTAGCTCGTAGTGCCGTCACCCTTCTTTGCCTCGGTCTGGACGGTCGCGTAGTTCTCCGCGAAGTCTATCGAGGAGAGGTCGATCTCCTCGGGGAGTTCGATGAACTCGAGGTCGTTCTGGACGGCGACGCTGCGGTACTCCCATGCGTAGTCAAGCCCTCCGGACTGAACCATCTGGACGAGTTCGACGCTCTTCGGGCGGATCGTCAGGGTGGTGCTGTCGGGCTTCGGGTCGGCGGCGTGGATCGTGTAGACGCCACCCTCTTCGGTGACGGTGATCGCGCTGTGCTCGCTGACGAGCGTCTCGAAGATCTGGTCGTTCTTGTAGTAGGCCTCGGCGAGCTGGATCACCATCGGGGTGCGGTAGCCGCAGGGATCGGAGTTCGGGTCGGAGAAGCCCCACCGGACGCCGTCACGGTCGAGGATCTCGTACCAGTTCTCGGCGGTGATCTCGTCTGCGTACTTGCTCTCGTTAGAGTAGGTCAGGACCATCCGGTTCTTCGCGAACGTGAGGTACCAGTCGGCGTGCTCCGGGATCATCATCTCCGGGATGAGATAGTAGTCAGCAGAGGCGACGACGTCGGCGGGCTTGCCGTTCTCGGTCACCTTCTTGATGCAGTCGACGCTGCCGGCTGGCTCGAGGAGCACGGTGACGCCGGCATGTTCTGCTTCGAATTCTGCTTTCACCTTCTCAAACGGTCCGGTCAGGCTCCCGGCATGGAAGACCTTCACCTGGACGTCTTCGGCGGCGGTCGCCGTCGGCGTGGGGGTCGTCGTCGGGTCTTCGGTCGTCCCCGTGCAGCCGGAGAACAGAACCGCGGCAGCGACGATGAGACAGATAAACGCACATAGGCGGGTTAGTTTCATGAAATACGTTTGGCGGTGGCCCAATGTTAAAAGTATTCATCTCGGCAAATGTTAATCAAATTGATTTACCTGGCATTCCCGGACGGATCAGATTCCGGAGGAAAGGGCTTTGATGGGGATTCAGGCCCCTTTCCGCGGGATGAGATGAACCGCCTTCGCCTGGAGAGAGACCCAGACCTCCATCCCCTCGTGAAGATCGAGGGTCTCCGCCCTCCTCGCGGTCACGAGCGCGACGAGATCGCACCCGCAGTGCACCGTCACGTTCACGAACGGTGCCGTGGGCTCGATGGCGGTGACCGTGGTCGGGAACCTGTTCTCCGCCTCCTCGTGCATGGGCTCCCTCCGGTGCAGGGAGATGTCTTCGCCCCGGACGATCATCTCGACCTCGTCGGCGGGCGGCGGGGTCGCCGAGAGGATCTCTTTACCTCTTGCCTCCACCACGGTGAACTCTCCTCTCCGCGCGACGACCCGGCCGGGGAGGATGTTCTGGACGCCCACGAACCGAGCGATCCGCCGATCTTTTGGCTCGCGGAAGATCTCGCGGGACGGCCCGGTCTGGGCGATCGTGCCCTCGATCATCACCCCGACCCGGTGGGCAAGGCGCTGGCCCTGCGCCAGATCGTGGGTGCTTATGAGGACGGTCATGTTGGCCTCGCGGTTCAGGCGGGTCACGATCGCCTCGATGGTGGCGGTCGATGTCGGGTCCAGGTTCGCCGTCGGCTCGTCGAGGAAGAGGATCTCGGGATCGGTCACGAGCACCCGTGAGAGGGCCACCCGCTGCTGCTCGCCGCCGGAGAGATCGAGCGCCCGGCTCTTGATATAGCGGGAGAGCCCGACGGCTTCGAGGGCCTCCTTCACCTTCCGGTCGATCTCGTCGGCGGGAGCACGCCGGTACCGGAGCCCCATTGCGACGTTGTCGTAGACGGATGAGTTGAAGACGATCGGCCGCTGAAAGAGCATCCCCATCCGGCGGCGGAGGTCGAGCCAGCTGCCGCGCTCCGCGACCGTGTCGATCCCGAAGACCGAGAGCTGCCCATCGTTTGCGGGCTCGATCAGGTCGAGGAGCCGCAGAAGCGTGCTCTTCCCCGACCCGCTCGGGCCGATGAGCGCGAGGATCTCGCCTTCGCTGACCGAGAGGTCGACGTCGTGCAGGACTTCAAGGGTGCCGTAGGATTTTCTGATATTGTGAGCCTCGATGACTGTCATGGTATCACCGCTGCTGGACGAGCGAGAGGGCGATGTTCACCCCGAGTGCCACCCCGAGGAGAATGATCCCGAGCGCGATCGAGAGGGAGTAGTTCGCCATCGAGGTGTTGAGCGCGATCGCGGTGGTGAGGACGCGGGTCGCGCCCCGGATGTTGCCGCCGACGATCATCACCGTCCCGACCTCGGCGATCGCCCGCCCGAACCCGAGGAGGACGCCGGCCATCACCGCGAACCGGGCCTCCGCGATGATCGTCATGACCGTCTGGAGCCTGCTCGCGCCGAGCGCGGTGATCGTGTAGCGCTTGTCCCGGTCGATCCCCGAGAGCGCCGAGACCGTCAGCCCCATCAGGAGCGGGATGATGAGGACGGTCTGGGCGACGATCATGCCGCCGGGTGTGTAGAGAAAGCGAAGGAACCCGAAGGGGCCGATGTTTGAGAGGAAGAGGAAGATGACCAGGCCCACGATGACTGTCGGGAGCGCATACAGCGTCTGCAGGGTGG
This region of Methanoculleus horonobensis genomic DNA includes:
- a CDS encoding substrate-binding domain-containing protein gives rise to the protein MHRRTIFAVAAVMVALMLICGCTGTTTDPTPVEKQQLRIATTTSLYDTKLLDHLTPIFEEKYNAEVLIVSAGTGKAIEYGQRGDVDVLMVHDRAREDAFLADGYGINRRVFAYNYFVLVGPEADPAGINGMTPEQAFTAIRETGMAGNASVTFVSRGDASGTHSKEKAIWKAAGFNYSTDVQGSGDWYQEAGTGMGATLEMTNEKQAYTLSDIGTYLAYKGDLDLVTLVDEGDILLNVYCAMQINPAKYPEINTTVAKDWVNFMISDEVQGEIASFGLDQYGQPLFYAAQDDWEKIGVPQAEVKDPIA
- a CDS encoding ABC transporter substrate-binding protein is translated as MTLYLGIDDTDTRESRGTGRLARTIAAELARSYTVTGVTRHQLFVHPAVPYTSHNSSAVIHIQDAGNGIAADVFAAAKELMLADFIEGSDPGICVAADRNINGDLTRFGFSAKTSVVTQDQARSLAHEAGILLKGLGGTEDGVIGALAGVGLAASGNDGRFVQKGTTRDLRGTQTVAAILASGVDRVMTRDGAVVGEGTIALRKFPKPAFIGGRAILYVEADGDAYRDIMTG
- a CDS encoding amino acid kinase family protein; translation: MAERFEMESKFRGESLVRRGLLRETRTGRQVRIMPDLNVIKIGGHGVIDYGRDVIYPLVEEIGELSRNNKVLVATGGGVRVRHILDVGIDLGMPTGVLAELAGKISEQNAIMISLLFSKYNGTRIHTDDLLNLPSLISLGMLPVVQGTPPYGLYEHPPKIGSIPPHRTDTGAFLMAEVVGAKNCILGKNVDGLFTENPFVNPDAEFIPEITADELIEMEMEDMVLEPKAVELLRDAFHVKEIKIVNAHVPGNITKAVNGERVGTIIRA
- a CDS encoding ATP-binding cassette domain-containing protein: MLTIDSVSKSLGEFSLSNVSLSVEDGEYFIVLGPTGAGKTILLETIAGIYTPDAGRIFLNGRDITDVPARERNIGMVYQDYMLFPHLTVEANIGFGLRSHRADPAFIRGKIQESADLLNISHLLHRYPGTLSGGEQQRAAIARALVMEPEALLLDEPLSALDVKTRESLRAELARIHEATGTTIVHITHNFEEVFDLADRVAIMRGGDVIQVGTPEEIFRRPNSDFVAGFVGVENLLRGTGSADGTVAVGDLRISAENGIPGPVSVAIRPEEIQLSKTPLSKNGRNVVFGRVDSVRPNGGLVRVSVDAGVRFKVTLTRQGFEEAGVAPGDAVHLAFRPSAAHVYPSGEEEEA
- a CDS encoding ABC transporter permease produces the protein MNLRNPSYFRMATVAVALLIAAFIIMVLVGVVTHSPPAVLIECLLSEEIQFAIRLSIITSVISTLLCILVAVPVAYALARYTFPGKTVMNMLMDIPMALPPLVAGVGLLLFFGVSPVGKSLAAAGLAFVFTPLGIIMAQFFVNLPYMLRVTRSTFQGVNPRYEHVAKTLGCTDAQAFWRVTLPMSANGLLAGSVITWSKGIGEFGAGLMLAGATRMKTETLPLSLFLNMSTGKLEYAIAAATILIMISVVSLYAFERYGGATHVY
- the tsaA gene encoding tRNA (N6-threonylcarbamoyladenosine(37)-N6)-methyltransferase TrmO encodes the protein MEVTYQIIGTIRSPFTDQDTTPIQSIFSKAEGTIEVFPEYAEGLEGVEGFSHIILLYHFHRANGFSLRQRPFVDGSKERGIFAIRHFSRPNPIGISLVEVVSVEGNTVRVQGIDVLDGTPLLDIKPYVRQFDHRDDVRSGWVDAKHIEEVKLKSFSPKDLREHEESS
- the modA gene encoding molybdate ABC transporter substrate-binding protein codes for the protein MKAHLLLIVTLLVAATAAFACGCTGTTADTAGTSDTTKPELLVYCGAGMREPMDEIAATFTNETGVPINFVFGGSNTLLTQMELTEMGDVYMPGATAYFDAAREKGLVEEEHLTVYHVPIIAVPKGNPAGITCLEDMAKPGVRVALGENPGTAIGQLTDKLLEKNDLLADVEKNLVTRSGTVNELLVYLSMGQADVGIIWEDLYVPEKMDIIYIPNTNNLVKVVPIGVLTASEHPDEAEQFTAFVISDEGKEIFTRHGFVTYPSDTYADVKP
- a CDS encoding putative sulfate/molybdate transporter is translated as MAESTGTEERGIRITLEEIAGAVGDFGTIFPILLGVAIVCPDVNVSHFFLFLAAWYIIAGFYYRLPMPIEPMKAIGAIAIAEGLCAGEIVASGLVVGALFLVLGLVGGMTWIGERIPRSVVRGVQAGLALILLRTSLGYIIPDALFAAVSIGIILIFFVASQRTRIPDVSALLVLGIGLAAGIATQGMPPFRLMSLPALVIPMPVDFITGTWDLALPQIPLTLTNAILATSLLTYDLFPKKGVNPDRLSRTIGAMNLVSTPLGGFPMCHGAGGLAAMYRFGARTGGANIIAGIFILVFAVAFAPPEVLTLIPFGVFGALLVFVALELGKHSVKTESYLVTGVIAVLTLAVGLTVAFIAGMILAYALKRWEKGRASRS
- a CDS encoding SemiSWEET family transporter; translated protein: MAATRSTTDLSLSMLIVLLAGVLLWLAYGVVRGDVAIVAANAATAGLVGLTLSLKKKNG
- a CDS encoding ABC transporter ATP-binding protein, giving the protein MIEFDRVSLALGSFRLNDVSLTISKGDYYFIVGPSGAGKTVLLEAIAGLHRPDSGRVLLRGEEITALPPEKRNVALVYQDYSLFPNMRVIDNISYGLRVQGMGKKEARAEVAPLLERFGIAHLADRYPGTLSGGEQQRVALARAVAVKPDILLLDEPLSALDPVTQEKFIDDLRRLHREDGLTVVQVSHSRREAHLLATRMAVIIDGALVDEGKADVVLNAPKSREVASFVGIENILDGTVTANEDGLATVIAGGLAFEAVTEAAAGEEVSLCIRADDVVLAVGDGRRTSARNTLAGTVVSVAENGPVAEVRVDAGVTLTAVLTRRSVQEFGIVSGISVALSVKATAIHVIRSFS